TACGGCACCTTCCCGTTCTTGAGAAGGTCCGTTCGAAGACTGTCGATGTCGTACCCGTACACGCGGTAACCCTTCTCGCAAAAGCCGAGCGCCGTCGTTAACCCGACGAAGCCCAGCCCCATGACCGTAATCATTCCGGCGCCCCCCCTTGTTTCAGGAACAGCAAGTAACGCCGCACTCCCTCTTTCACGTCGACGGACGGCTCGTATTGAAGCAGCGATCTCGCCTTGGTCAAATCCGGGCATCGGCGCGACGGATTATGCGTCAAATACGATTTGTCCTCCGAGACGGCGTACTCGATCGGAACGTGTTGTCCGAACAGTTCGGCCGCCGCTTCCCGGTATATTTCCGCCAAGCTTGAGACCGATATTTCGGGACGATCGATGCCGATGTTGAATACGTCGAATCGACCGTGCAGCATCGCTTTCAAATATCCGACCCACGCATCCGCAATGTAGCAGAACGTTCGGGTAGGCCGCCCGTCCGAAAACATGCGAATCGGTTCGTTGCGAAGCACCGCTTTCGCGAAATCGGCAGGAACGCGGGTGTCCGTAAGCCTCATTCCGGGTCCGTAGTTGTTGAAGGGGCGGACGACCGCGATCGGCATGCCGTACCGCTGAGCATAAAGGTAGCAGAGCGTTTCTCCGAAGCGCTTCGCTTCATCGTAACAAGCGCGGGGGCCGATCGTCTGCACATTGCCGCTGTAGGACTCAGGCGTCGGA
The nucleotide sequence above comes from Paenibacillus sp.. Encoded proteins:
- a CDS encoding NAD-dependent epimerase/dehydratase family protein, with protein sequence MKTPYKNQIYYEDLKYIMSQLSMEERGKLNRSTILVTGCAGFLGFYLLSFFHEYKDELGIQKVTAIDNFRLGKPDWIHHLDPNLFEFMDLDITKMQDSDLERIGEVDFIVHMASIASPTYYRLYPIETVDANVWGLRRLLDWSRDAHVKGFLFFSSSEIYGDPAPDQIPTPESYSGNVQTIGPRACYDEAKRFGETLCYLYAQRYGMPIAVVRPFNNYGPGMRLTDTRVPADFAKAVLRNEPIRMFSDGRPTRTFCYIADAWVGYLKAMLHGRFDVFNIGIDRPEISVSSLAEIYREAAAELFGQHVPIEYAVSEDKSYLTHNPSRRCPDLTKARSLLQYEPSVDVKEGVRRYLLFLKQGGAPE